The Vibrio astriarenae genome contains a region encoding:
- a CDS encoding 1-aminocyclopropane-1-carboxylate deaminase/D-cysteine desulfhydrase, which produces MKLNQSPVTQHQFDGISFHLKRDDQLHPLFSGNKARKFSTLLEYPSDSVETIISYGSAQANSLYSLAGLAKIKGWKLEYYVHNVPQWLRKNPIGNFRGALELDAKVIGMNEIDTSLHPADYIEQVRKPNDKCLVLPEGGRSKLSEDGVKQLADELLDYIRFHPGSHFTIALPSGTGTTSLYLHKHLKSHNIQVITCPVVGGKDYLIEQFKELGESDFPTILEPEEKHHFGRLYQEDYEVWAQLEEQTHVEFDLLYDPLMWRCIRQWASHNLDGELLYVHQGGILGNESMQLRYQREFGVKSTW; this is translated from the coding sequence ATGAAACTCAATCAAAGTCCTGTGACTCAGCATCAATTTGATGGCATCTCTTTTCATCTAAAACGAGATGATCAGCTTCATCCCCTATTTAGCGGTAATAAAGCCCGAAAGTTCAGTACACTGCTTGAGTACCCTTCTGATTCGGTTGAAACCATTATCTCCTATGGTTCAGCCCAAGCGAATTCGCTTTACTCTCTGGCCGGTTTGGCAAAAATCAAAGGCTGGAAGCTTGAATACTACGTTCATAATGTCCCTCAGTGGTTGCGTAAGAACCCGATAGGTAACTTTCGAGGTGCGCTAGAACTTGATGCAAAAGTGATTGGGATGAATGAAATTGACACTTCATTACACCCTGCAGACTATATCGAACAGGTACGCAAACCAAACGATAAATGCCTGGTACTTCCTGAGGGCGGGCGTTCAAAATTATCTGAAGATGGCGTCAAGCAATTGGCCGACGAACTATTAGATTACATCCGTTTCCATCCGGGAAGTCACTTCACCATTGCACTTCCCTCAGGGACTGGCACAACCTCACTCTACCTTCATAAGCACCTAAAGAGCCATAACATTCAGGTTATTACCTGCCCAGTTGTCGGTGGCAAAGACTATCTCATCGAGCAGTTTAAGGAGTTAGGTGAAAGTGATTTCCCGACGATTCTTGAACCTGAAGAAAAACATCATTTTGGTCGTTTATATCAAGAAGACTATGAGGTTTGGGCACAGTTAGAAGAGCAAACGCACGTTGAGTTTGACCTTCTTTACGACCCTTTAATGTGGCGCTGTATTAGACAATGGGCGTCACATAACCTCGATGGAGAGCTTCTCTACGTTCACCAGGGTGGTATTCTTGGTAATGAGAGTATGCAGCTTCGATACCAACGAGAATTTGGAGTGAAATCAACATGGTAA
- a CDS encoding DUF1496 domain-containing protein, with translation MVKSFKSIAFALIATAMFSTAAFANTTTVTKASVGKNKAKPIVVVDGAQTNQRVCLYQGEAYSLGAIVEIRDLVLVCQESNDFELNGALKWVVLESSHTRGQE, from the coding sequence ATGGTAAAGTCATTTAAATCCATTGCATTCGCGCTCATCGCCACAGCGATGTTTTCTACTGCTGCATTTGCCAATACCACTACCGTTACCAAGGCATCTGTTGGTAAAAACAAGGCCAAGCCGATTGTTGTCGTTGATGGTGCCCAAACCAATCAGCGCGTATGCCTCTACCAAGGTGAAGCATACTCGCTTGGTGCGATAGTAGAGATACGAGATTTAGTTCTCGTTTGTCAAGAGAGCAACGACTTTGAGCTCAATGGCGCGTTGAAGTGGGTGGTCCTTGAGAGCAGCCATACCCGAGGGCAAGAGTAG
- a CDS encoding MBL fold metallo-hydrolase → MALTQLTCTTVGGSESQELPKKFTNTEMEYKSGLRDLYDITKMYLTVERVEPTPKADLPVLEMTTESLIEETENVVYRLGHSSVLMKLDNQFVMTDPVFSDRASPVQWAGPKRFHKAPIAIAELPAIDVVVISHDHYDHLDKAAVKELADKVSLFLVPLRVGEHLIKWGVSADKVIELNWWESYVFNGIEYTLTPTQHFSGRTGVDRDRTLWGSWVIAAPTQRVFFSGDSGYFSGFKEIGEKYGPFDLTLVETGAYNEAWSQIHMFPEQSVQAHIDLKGKVMFPIHNSTFDLATHDWQEPINRALANAQERGVDVVMPKMGERLVVGDAMPLSYWWDQ, encoded by the coding sequence ATGGCATTGACGCAATTGACTTGTACCACCGTTGGCGGCTCAGAGTCCCAAGAGTTACCGAAGAAGTTCACAAATACTGAAATGGAATATAAGTCAGGTCTGAGGGATCTCTACGACATTACAAAGATGTATCTGACCGTGGAGCGAGTAGAGCCAACCCCTAAAGCAGACTTACCGGTGTTAGAGATGACAACTGAGTCTCTCATTGAAGAAACTGAAAATGTTGTCTATCGTCTCGGGCACTCGAGTGTGTTGATGAAACTCGATAACCAATTTGTGATGACGGACCCGGTGTTTAGTGATCGAGCCTCGCCTGTGCAATGGGCGGGTCCCAAACGTTTTCATAAAGCGCCTATCGCCATTGCAGAACTACCTGCCATTGATGTGGTCGTGATCAGTCATGACCATTATGACCATTTGGATAAAGCCGCTGTTAAAGAACTTGCAGACAAAGTGTCGCTGTTCTTAGTCCCATTGCGAGTAGGGGAACACCTAATCAAGTGGGGTGTTTCAGCTGACAAGGTGATTGAGCTCAACTGGTGGGAGTCTTATGTTTTTAATGGTATTGAATACACCCTGACGCCAACACAACACTTTTCTGGTCGCACAGGCGTAGATAGAGACAGGACTTTGTGGGGGAGCTGGGTGATTGCTGCACCAACACAACGGGTGTTTTTCAGTGGTGATTCAGGTTACTTTTCTGGTTTTAAAGAGATCGGCGAAAAGTACGGGCCGTTTGACTTAACCTTGGTTGAAACTGGCGCCTACAATGAAGCTTGGTCGCAGATCCATATGTTTCCGGAGCAAAGCGTTCAGGCACATATTGATCTAAAAGGTAAGGTGATGTTCCCGATTCACAACAGTACATTTGATTTAGCAACTCACGATTGGCAAGAGCCTATCAATCGCGCATTGGCTAATGCTCAAGAGCGTGGCGTGGATGTCGTGATGCCAAAAATGGGTGAGCGTTTAGTCGTCGGGGATGCGATGCCATTGAGTTATTGGTGGGACCAATAA
- a CDS encoding TetR/AcrR family transcriptional regulator: MSVTKKSRSEIKREAILNAAREAFLEYGVDNTSMDKLSAMAGVSKRTVYNHFESKESLVMALLSCLWNSQETLDDSFLQGELTLKQQLTALVREQIQLASDPDYIELSKVAMGHFLFKPEELKKQVGSIDKKDTKLYQWLMLRAENQQLKLTECDVEKAMMQIHNLVKGSAYWPQMVGLSDELNEQQINELADDTVELFWARYGQ; encoded by the coding sequence ATGTCAGTGACAAAAAAAAGTCGTAGTGAAATCAAGCGAGAAGCGATTCTAAATGCCGCTCGGGAAGCATTCCTAGAATATGGTGTCGATAACACGAGCATGGATAAGCTTTCTGCCATGGCCGGGGTGTCTAAACGCACTGTCTACAATCATTTCGAGTCGAAAGAGTCTTTGGTTATGGCGCTGCTTTCTTGTCTTTGGAATAGTCAAGAAACACTGGACGACTCATTTTTGCAAGGTGAACTCACACTAAAGCAACAACTGACAGCACTAGTTCGAGAGCAAATACAACTCGCCAGCGATCCTGACTATATTGAGCTGTCTAAGGTAGCCATGGGGCATTTCCTATTTAAGCCAGAAGAGCTCAAGAAGCAAGTCGGCTCTATCGATAAGAAAGACACAAAACTCTATCAGTGGTTGATGCTTCGGGCAGAAAACCAGCAACTCAAACTTACTGAGTGTGACGTTGAAAAAGCGATGATGCAGATCCACAATTTGGTCAAAGGCTCCGCCTATTGGCCGCAGATGGTCGGCCTATCAGACGAACTCAATGAGCAGCAAATAAACGAACTTGCCGATGATACCGTTGAGCTCTTTTGGGCGAGATACGGCCAGTAG